The following are encoded together in the Triticum dicoccoides isolate Atlit2015 ecotype Zavitan chromosome 6B, WEW_v2.0, whole genome shotgun sequence genome:
- the LOC119322733 gene encoding protoheme IX farnesyltransferase, mitochondrial-like produces MWRGGATAASAARALRSRMLGDPIHHPSTAILPIPSARAACSAPSAVSPAPIVAEAAAASVAVSSGARSASDVLRHYGSCYWELSKARLSALVVATSGAGYVLGSGSIVDIAGLCYTCTGTMMVAASANTLNQVFEIKNDAKMKRTMRRPLPSGRISPVHAAMWATTVGTAGTALLACKANDLAAGLAASNLILYAFVYTPLKQIHPVNTWVGAVVGAIPPLLGWAAAASEVSVNSMILPAALYFWQLPHFMALAYLCRDDYLAGGYRMLSFADPTGKRTAWVSLRNCLYMLPLGLFAYNWGLTSEWFSFEASLLTTGLAIGALSFVLAPSQKSARRMFHGSLLYLPALMAGLILHRLPNDQKEHNNIHQTSEIAGVLRGAELWDEEERARQKQEDLKHSRRAQSRPPVAYASVAPFPFLPVPVYVSPEAHEL; encoded by the exons atgtggaGAGGCGGCGCCACTGCCGCCTCCGCCGCGAGGGCTCTCCGCTCGCGCATGCTCGGCGACCCCATCCACCACCCCTCCACGGCTATTCTTCCCATCCCTTCGGCGCGCGCCGCCTGCTCGGCACCCTCCGCCGTCTCCCCTGCGCCCATCGTCGCTGAAGCGGCGGCCGCCTCGGTAGCTGTTTCGTCGGGAGCCAGATCCGCCTCCGACGTGCTGCGGCACTACGGGTCGTGCTACTGGGAGCTCTCCAAAGCCCGCCTCAG TGCACTTGTTGTGGCAACATCGGGGGCTGGATATGTGCTCGGTAGTGGCAGCATTGTAGACATTGCTGGACTTTGCTACACATGCACTGGTACCATGATGGTTGCAGCATCTGCCAACACTCTCAACCAG GTGTTTGAAATAAAGAATGATGCTAAAATGAAAAGGACAATGCGACGGCCCCTACCATCAGGGCGTATTAGTCCTGTGCATGCTGCCATGTGGGCTACAACTGTTGGAACTGCAGGAACAGCATTATTGGCTTGCAAG GCTAATGACTTAGCTGCTGGGCTTGCAGCATCCAATCTCATTCTGTATGCATTTGTATACACTCCACTGAAGCAAATACACCCTGTCAATACATGGGTGGGAGCAGTTGTTGGCGCCATTCCGCCACTTCTAGG GTGGGCAGCTGCAGCATCTGAAGTGTCAGTCAACTCTATGATTCTGCCTGCAGCTTTGTACTTTTGGCAGTTACCACATTTCATGGCCCTTGCGTACTTATGCCGTGACGACTACCTTGCTGGAGG GTACCGAATGCTCTCCTTTGCTGATCCTactggtaagagaactgcatgggttTCACTCAGAAATTGTCTCTACATGCTGCCGTTGGGATTATTTGCATATAACT GGGGTCTTACATCCGAATGGTTCAGTTTCGAAGCATCGCTTCTGACGACAGGCCTCGCCATCGGAGCCTTATCATTTGTACTGGCTCCTAGTCAGAAGAGTGCAAGAAGAATGTTCCATGGCAGCCTTTTGTATCTTCCTGCTTTGATGGCTGGACTTATACTGCATCGGCTGCCTAACGATCAGAAGGAGCATAACAACATCCATCAGACTAGTGAGATCGCCGGGGTTCTCCGCGGCGCCGAGCTGTGGGACGAAGAAGAAAGAGCTAGACAGAAACAGGAAGACCTGAAACATTCTCGTCGTGCTCAATCACGCCCTCCAGTTGCCTATGCTTCTGTAGCCCCATTCCCCTTCTTGCCTGTACCTGTGTACGTCTCTCCAGAAGCTCATGAGCTATGA